The Calditrichota bacterium DNA segment ACGCGGATCTCCTCCCGCAAGGCCTCTCGGTTTTCCGAGTTGGAGTACCACCACACGCCCTTTTGAGAGAGAAGAGTGTTTAGGTTGTCTTGGATGAGCGGCAACTTCTGTTCGATCTCCTTTTGCGTCTCTTTGGTGTCCGAGATGAAAACCAGCGACAGGACCAGGTAGCGTTCCCCGCCGGAAAACGCAGGATTAATCACCAGGTCCTCGAGAGCGAACACGGATTCGATGCGCATGTCCGCCAGGGACTGGGGCATAGACTCTCCAGCAACCGGGCGAGTCTTTTTGTCTTCCTTGGCAGGCTGCACGGTCTCTTGCTTCACCTGGGGTGCGGCCGCCCGCTTCTGCGCCGCCGGGAGAACCACAAACATCATGATGCCATAAGCGAGGCCCGCTTGCAACCCCAACAGTCCCAAACCTATGAGCAGCTTGGCCACCAGGCCCTTTCCTTTCCCGGTCTTGGCAACCTCGCGTTCGGCCTCGCCGTCGGCGCGGGCCCTGCCACGCTGCTCGATGATCAACTCATCGCCGCCATCGGGTACGTTCATGGTCCCTATTTCCCTCGCTACCGATTCTCAACCAGGCTACTTCAAGCCACCCTCGCTTCCGTAAGTGGACTCCCAGTTCAGGAAGATTTCCACTCGTCTGTTTTTCGCACGATTCTCAGGCGTGTCGTTGGGAGCCACGGGGCGGTTTTCTGCGAACCCGGCCAGCCACACCCGGGTGGGATCGAGTCGTTCCTGATAGACCAGATGTTCCACTACAGCCAGAGCGCGCGCCGCCGAAAGGTCCCAGTTGGATTTGTATGGGCCGCCGCCTGTGGGGGAGTCGTCGGTGTGCCCTTCCACCCGCACCTCGCAGTTGATCTCCCGCACCATTTCCGCGATGTCGTGGAGAATCTGGTGAGCCGCCGGCTTGAGCTTCACCTGACCAGATTCAAACAGCAAGGGATCGACGATGCGGAAACGCACGCCAGTGGCAAGCAGAAAGACCTCGACTCCTGCGATCTCTTTCGCCTGCAGGGTCACCATCTTCTTGCCGGGCATGTTGATCACCAACAGGTCCTTTTTCATGACGGAGCGATCTACGGTCGACGGCGTCGAGGTCTTCACCACCCTGCGACCTTCTTCCTCAGAAAGCACACCCAAGGAGCCACGCAACGAGCCCATGGCCTGTTTGAACTTGACCAGTTCGACAACGGAGTACGAAACAATAAGAATGAAGAAGCAAAGAAGCAGCGACATCATGTCACCGTAAGACATGATCCACGGTGCGCCCATTGCTTCCTCTTCTTTCTTTTTCCGCGCGATCATGCTGCCGCCTTCTGCTTGGCGCCGAGGCCCGCCTTCTCCAGCGTGTCGGCACTGCTGCGTAGTTGTGGCGCGAGGAACGCCAGAAGCTTCTCGTTCAGAATGCGCGGGTTGTCCCCTGCCTGGATGGAGGCGATCCCTTCAATGATGAGCTCTCGCTGCTGCACTTCCTGCTCCGAACGCGTCTTCAGCTTCCCGGCGATGGGCAGAAAGACGAGGTTGGCGAGCACCACTCCCCAAAACGTGGTGACCAGGGCTACGGCCATACCTACACCGATCTTGGTGGGGTCGTTGAGGCGCGACAGCATCGAGATCAGACCGATAAGGGTTCCCAACATGCCAAAGGCGGGAGCATAGCTCGCGCCTGCGTTGAAGATGCGCTGCCCCACGGCGTGCCGCTCCTCCAAGCTGACCAGCTCCGTGGTCAACAGGCTGCGCACCAGTTCGGGATCGACGCCATCGACCAACTGGCGGACCCCTTTCTTGAGGAATTCATCTTCAATCTTCTCCAATTCGGATTCCAGGGCCAACAGTCCCTCCATGCGGGCCTTGGCACTGAGGCGTACAAGCGTGGCGATGACATCGACATTCTCAGGCAGCTTGTGCATGAACGCCCGCTTGGCGACCTTGAGGACGCTCAGCACCTTGGCCATGGGAAAATTGATGAAAAGGGCCGCCGCTGTACCGCCCCAGACGATGAGAATGGACATCGGGTCCAGGAAGAACTTGGGGGCACCCCCGGTGGCGATGCTGAAGGCGATCATCGCAAAACCGAAGAGGATGCCGATTATGGTTGCAACGTCCATGTTCCTGCTACCTGTCTCCTGAGTCTATCACGGTCCGTCAATCACCTTGGAAGGCAGGGTGGGGCCTTGAGGCCCCACCCTCTCCTTCTGCTTACCGCTTCAGTCTCACGATTTCGTCCAGTATCGTGTCTGAGGTAGCAATCACGCGCGCGTTAGCCTGGAAGCCGCGCTGCGCGATGATCAGGTCGGTGAACTCAGCGGCCAGGTCCACGTTGGACATCTCCAACGCGCCTGGGGTTATGGTTGCGGCGATGGTGGTCCCTGCCGCTCCCTTCACCGCATTGCCGCTGTTGGCGGTCTCAAGGTAAAGGTTGTTGCCTGCATGCACCAAGCCCGCCGGATTGCTGAAATTGGCCAAGAGCACCTGGGCCAACACCTTAGACACGCCGTTGCTGAACTGGCCAGTGATCCGCCCGCTCTCATCCACGGCGATGGACTGCAGGTTGCCCATGCCGTAGCCGTTCTGCGACTTGGCTACGGTGGTCGACACCGACCTAAGTTGCGTGATGCCAGCAAAGCCGCTGCCCTGTCCGGCGTCGAGCGTTATGGTCACGGTGTCCGCGCCGTTACCGGGATTGAACGAGAGTGGCTGACCGTCATTGCTGCTGAACACCAACAGGCTCCCGTCCGCGTTGAAGCTCACCGTGCCCTTGCTCCCGGAAGTCGGGGTGATCTTTCCGTCGTCCACCACCACCTCCCAGGACCAGCGGTTCGGACTTGAAGGGGTGGAGATGTTCGTGAAAATCACCGCCAGGTTGTGCGTCTGACCTAAGCTATCGTAGACGTCGATGCTGGCCGTGTGTGTGCCGGCATCTCGGCCTTCCTGATAGACATTGAGCTGCGGTATGCGGAACACGCTGCCGGAGCCATCCGCGTCATCCAGCGTCAGGGACAGACTGGTCTGCGAACTAGCCGCGGTGTTGTCCGTCACCAGGAGTCGTCCCTCGCTATCCATGCTCGCCGTGGCACCGACCAACACGGCGTTAATGGCATCCAGCAGGTCCTGCACCGTGTCGCCGGCAGCATAAGTGTAGGTGCCGCTGGCTACGCTCCCGTCGGGATTGAGACCGGAAATCCTGATCTTGTCACCCGCGCTGAGGGCGGTTACCACCTGTGGCAAGGAGTTGATGGCGGTGGCGGCAGTGGTACCTGTGGCCGTGGTCGCCGGCAACTTGAGGTTCGTAGCGGCGTTACCACTGGCGGCTAATTGCGTGGAGCTTCCGCCGGTATCCACCGTGCGCAGTTGCACCACGCTGGCGCCTCCCACAGACCCTAACTCGGCGACGACCTCGCCATTTAGGGAGTTGTCCGCACGGATCTTGGCGTTGATTTCCGCCACAAGATCGTCCACCGAGGCGTAGGTGCCTGCGGTCAGAGTGAGCGACCTGGTCACCGTGCCGCCGGCGTCGTTGTCCACGGTGATGGTCAGCGTGTCGTTGGTGCCCGCGACGATGGTCAGGCTGGTGGGTGCGCCAGTGGCGGTGAGTACCGCGTGACTGGACAGGTCCCCGGCTAGGATCTGCGCCAAGGCCTGCGTGTCTGCGTCCAGGTTGCAGCTGAAGCTCACCAGCGTAGTAGCCCGTGCCGGCACCTTTTGCCCGAACGGCAACACGATGTTCTGGACCGGCCTGCTCGGCTCAATGTTGCCGTCGGCGTCTGCCATCACCCC contains these protein-coding regions:
- a CDS encoding flagellar basal body-associated FliL family protein, which encodes MNVPDGGDELIIEQRGRARADGEAEREVAKTGKGKGLVAKLLIGLGLLGLQAGLAYGIMMFVVLPAAQKRAAAPQVKQETVQPAKEDKKTRPVAGESMPQSLADMRIESVFALEDLVINPAFSGGERYLVLSLVFISDTKETQKEIEQKLPLIQDNLNTLLSQKGVWWYSNSENREALREEIRVAVNELLRTGKVTRVLFTKYVIQ
- a CDS encoding flagellar motor protein MotB gives rise to the protein MIARKKKEEEAMGAPWIMSYGDMMSLLLCFFILIVSYSVVELVKFKQAMGSLRGSLGVLSEEEGRRVVKTSTPSTVDRSVMKKDLLVINMPGKKMVTLQAKEIAGVEVFLLATGVRFRIVDPLLFESGQVKLKPAAHQILHDIAEMVREINCEVRVEGHTDDSPTGGGPYKSNWDLSAARALAVVEHLVYQERLDPTRVWLAGFAENRPVAPNDTPENRAKNRRVEIFLNWESTYGSEGGLK
- a CDS encoding motility protein A, translating into MDVATIIGILFGFAMIAFSIATGGAPKFFLDPMSILIVWGGTAAALFINFPMAKVLSVLKVAKRAFMHKLPENVDVIATLVRLSAKARMEGLLALESELEKIEDEFLKKGVRQLVDGVDPELVRSLLTTELVSLEERHAVGQRIFNAGASYAPAFGMLGTLIGLISMLSRLNDPTKIGVGMAVALVTTFWGVVLANLVFLPIAGKLKTRSEQEVQQRELIIEGIASIQAGDNPRILNEKLLAFLAPQLRSSADTLEKAGLGAKQKAAA
- a CDS encoding flagellar hook-basal body complex protein, translating into MMRSLFAGVSGLKNHQLQMDVIGHNIANVNTVGFKAGRVTFQESLSQMLRAASRPTEESGGLNPLQVGTGMTIGSIDTVFTQGSLQPTGVMTDLAIQGDGFFIVSDGALHYYTRSGTFQVDANGTLVHPSTGFVLQGVMADADGNIEPSRPVQNIVLPFGQKVPARATTLVSFSCNLDADTQALAQILAGDLSSHAVLTATGAPTSLTIVAGTNDTLTITVDNDAGGTVTRSLTLTAGTYASVDDLVAEINAKIRADNSLNGEVVAELGSVGGASVVQLRTVDTGGSSTQLAASGNAATNLKLPATTATGTTAATAINSLPQVVTALSAGDKIRISGLNPDGSVASGTYTYAAGDTVQDLLDAINAVLVGATASMDSEGRLLVTDNTAASSQTSLSLTLDDADGSGSVFRIPQLNVYQEGRDAGTHTASIDVYDSLGQTHNLAVIFTNISTPSSPNRWSWEVVVDDGKITPTSGSKGTVSFNADGSLLVFSSNDGQPLSFNPGNGADTVTITLDAGQGSGFAGITQLRSVSTTVAKSQNGYGMGNLQSIAVDESGRITGQFSNGVSKVLAQVLLANFSNPAGLVHAGNNLYLETANSGNAVKGAAGTTIAATITPGALEMSNVDLAAEFTDLIIAQRGFQANARVIATSDTILDEIVRLKR